A genomic window from Camelina sativa cultivar DH55 chromosome 2, Cs, whole genome shotgun sequence includes:
- the LOC104742479 gene encoding proline-rich receptor-like protein kinase PERK10, whose amino-acid sequence MEKFSYNSYPESTDSSPRSREIEFDNPPPWDDQNPNQNPNQNQNQQSYKVRFMCSYGGKIQPRPHDNQLTYVNGETKILSVDRGIRFPVLASKLSAVCGGGGGGDDVTFKYQLPGEDLDALISVTNDDDLEHMMHEYDRLLRMSSKPARMRLFLFPSSGGFGSQGSTHSDRDRFVEALNTVPRLSDSEKSVTAPPPPPNNADFLFGSDKVVAPPPPITPPEAKLPVPAVLEPPLFNDPRVIQPEIQRQMQEFQRMHIRDQEQQQQEAVYRRKSNEDGLIETTGGGYFSPPYAQNPPPQPMITQTNPQAPSPPMTTFWQGNHNPGGVFPTTTPGLGLTEQPVYMIPTPTPSPVYHAPPQGMMRPVNQGGYYPPVQRMVSDTYREQHQTPPYNVAQLPIGTKAQQQQQPPPPFTSVGAPPPPFTSVGTPPPPQYSAVPPPRQVVGLPPDTSAYTQVSYAGGMGKQVYYTEAAPPPPAQYHGIGLPVNGMGEVRSGPDGKLIAMNMATKVSSQSSDSAV is encoded by the coding sequence atggagaaattCTCGTACAACTCGTATCCAGAATCAACCGACTCGTCACCAAGATCTCGCGAGATCGAATTCGATAACCCACCGCCATGGGATGATCAGAACCCGAACCAAAACCCGAACCAGAACCAGAACCAACAGAGCTACAAGGTGAGGTTCATGTGCAGTTACGGCGGAAAGATTCAGCCGCGTCCTCACGATAACCAACTCACTTATGTTAACGGAGAAACTAAGATCCTCTCCGTTGATCGCGGGATTAGATTTCCTGTTTTAGCTTCCAAACTCTCCGCCGTTTGCGGCGGCGGAGGCGGTGGTGATGATGTTACGTTTAAGTACCAGCTTCCAGGAGAAGACTTAGACGCTTTGATCTCCGTTACTAACGATGATGATCTAGAACATATGATGCACGAGTACGATCGGTTGCTTCGTATGTCTTCTAAGCCAGCGAGGATGCGTTTGTTTCTCTTCCCTTCTTCCGGTGGATTTGGTTCTCAAGGCTCCACTCACTCGGATCGAGATCGCTTCGTCGAGGCGTTGAACACTGTTCCTAGACTCTCTGATTCGGAGAAATCAGTTacagctcctcctcctcctcctaatAATGCTGATTTTTTGTTCGGATCGGATAAAGTCGTAGCTCCGCCGCCGCCAATAACACCGCCTGAGGCAAAATTACCGGTTCCGGCGGTATTAGAGCCTCCGTTATTCAACGATCCGCGTGTGATTCAACCGGAGATTCAAAGACAAATGCAGGAGTTTCAGAGGATGCATATTAGggatcaagaacaacaacaacaggaaGCTGTATACAGGAGGAAGAGTAACGAAGACGGTTTAATTGAAACCACCGGAGGAGGATACTTCTCTCCGCCGTACGCTCAAAATCCGCCGCCGCAGCCGATGATTACTCAAACGAATCCGCAAGCTCCTTCTCCTCCGATGACGACTTTCTGGCAAGGAAACCACAATCCAGGAGGAGTGTTTCCGACGACAACACCGGGATTAGGATTAACAGAGCAACCAGTGTACATGATTCCAACTCCGACTCCATCTCCGGTATACCACGCGCCACCGCAAGGCATGATGAGACCAGTAAACCAAGGCGGTTATTATCCTCCGGTACAGAGAATGGTTTCAGATACATACAGGGAACAACACCAAACACCACCATACAACGTGGCTCAGCTACCAATAGGAACGAaggcacaacaacaacaacaacctcctCCGCCTTTTACTTCCGTTGGTGCTCCTCCTCCACCTTTTACTTCCGTTGGTACTCCTCCTCCACCGCAATACTCAGCCGTTCCACCGCCACGACAAGTCGTAGGATTACCACCAGATACGTCAGCTTATACTCAGGTGAGTTATGCAGGAGGAATGGGGAAACAAGTTTACTACACGGAGgcagcaccaccaccaccggcaCAGTACCATGGGATTGGCTTACCTGTGAATGGAATGGGAGAGGTGAGAAGTGGACCGGACGGGAAGCTAATTGCTATGAACATGGCAACTAAAGTTTCATCTCAGAGTTCAGATTCGGCTGTTTGA
- the LOC104742517 gene encoding fatty acid amide hydrolase yields MGKYEVMKRASEVDFSTVKYKAEEIKGPHLTGFKFKLFVNLLEAPLIGSLIVDYLKKDNGMTKIFRNRVIPEEPMFRPEFPSQEPELDVVVVREDGSPIERLETALKCLPQYDPSRSLHADPMLSFRYWKIRDFAYAYRSKLTTPLLVAKRIISIIEEFSYDKPPTPFLITFDANEVIKQAEASTQRFEEGNPISVLDGIFVTIKDDIDCLPYPTNGGTTWLHEGRSVEKDSAVVSKLRSCGAILLGKANMHELGMGTTGNNSNYGTTRNPHDTKRYTGGSSSGSAAIVASGLCSAALGTDGGGSVRVPASLCGITGLKTTYGRTDMTGSLCEGGTVEIIGPLASSLEDTFLVYAAILGSSSNDRITLRPTPPCFPKLLSHNGSNAIGSLRLGKYTAWFNDVNSTDISDKCEDILKLLSNNHGCKVVEIVVPELEEMRAAHVMSIGSPTLASLTSYCEAGKNSKLTYDTRTSFAIFRSFSASDYIAAQCLRRRLMEFHMNIFKDVDVIVTPTAGMTAPLIPPDALKNGETNLQVTTNIMRFALAANLLGFPAISVPVGYDKEGLPIGLQIMGRPWAEATILGLAAAVEELAPVTKKPAVFYDILNTN; encoded by the exons ATGGGTAAGTATGAGGTTATGAAACGAGCAAGCGAGGTTGATTTTTCTACTGTCAAATATAaagctgaagagatcaaag gccCTCATTTAACTGGCTTTAAGTTCAAGTTGTTTGTTAATTTGCTTGAAGCACCTCTCATTGGCTCATTGATTGTAGATTATTTGAAAAAAGACAATGGCATGACTAAG ATTTTTCGCAACAGAGTTATACCAGAAGAGCCCATGTTTAGACCTGAGTTCCCATCTCAAg aaCCGGAGCTTGATGTTGTCGTTGTTAGAGAAGATGGAAGTCCTATAGAGAGATTGGAAACTGCCTTAAAGTGTCTTCCTCAATATGATCCTTCTCGTAGCTTGCATGCTGATCCTATGTTATCCTTCCGGTACTGGAAGATTCGTGATTTTGCATATGCTTATAGATCTAAGCTGACAACTCCTTTGCTG GTAGCAAAAAGGATTATTTCAATCATTGAGGAGTTTAGCTATGACAAGCCTCCAACACCATTTTTGATTACCTTTGATGCCAATGAAGTCATTAAGCAGGCTGAAGCTTCTACACAGAGGTTTGAAGAAG GAAATCCAATATCTGTGTTGGATGGAATTTTTGTGACAATCAAGGACGATATTGATTGCTTACCCTATCCAACAAATG GTGGAACAACATGGCTGCATGAGGGTCGTTCTGTGGAGAAGGATTCAGCAGTTGTTTCAAAATTACGATCTTGTGGTGCAATCTTACTTGGAAAGGCAAATATGCATGAGTTAGGCATGGGAACCACAGGGAACAATTCAAATTACGG AACCACAAGAAACCCACATGATACTAAAAGGTACACGGGTGGATCTTCCTCAGGTTCAGCAGCTATTGTAGCCTCTGGACTATGTTCAGCTGCTCTAGGAACAGATGGTGGAG GTTCTGTTCGCGTCCCTGCATCACTTTGTGGTATAACGGGACTGAAAACAACATATGGTCGGACAGATATGACAGG GTCATTATGTGAAGGTGGAACAGTGGAAATTATTGGTCCCCTTGCTTCATCTTTGGAAGATACCTTCTTGGT GTATGCTGCAATCTTGGGTTCTTCATCTAATGATAGAATCACTTTGAGACCG ACCCCTCCCTGTTTCCCAAAGTTATTGTCTCACAATGGAAGCAATGCTATAGGATCTCTACGACTAGGGAAATATACAGCG TGGTTTAATGATGTTAATTCAACTGACATCTCTGACAAATGTGAAGATATCCTTAAGCTCCTATCAAACAATCATGGTTGCAAA GTGGTGGAGATAGTGGTTCCTGAATTAGAAGAGATGCGTGCAGCCCATGTTATGTCGATTGGGTCTCCAACACTGGCTTCTCTTACTTCTTACTGTGAGGCTGG gaaaaattcaaaactaactTATGACACTCGTACCAGCTTTGCGATTTTCCGTTCGTTCTCTGCTTCAGACTATATTGCTGCTCAATGTCTTAG GCGAAGATTGATGGAGTTTCACATGAATATCTTCAAAGACGTTGATGTCATTGTGACTCCTACAGCTGG TATGACAGCTCCATTGATACCCCCTGATGCTCTCAAAAATGGAGAAACCAATCTTCAAGTGACAA CTAATATAATGCGCTTCGCTCTAGCTGCGAATCTCCTGGGCTTCCCAGCCATATCTGTCCCG GTTGGTTATGATAAGGAAGGGCTTCCGATAGGATTACAAATAATGGGAAGACCTTGGGCCGAAGCTACCATCCTTGGTTTAGCTGCTGCGGTTGAG GAATTGGCTCCAGTTACCAAGAAACCTGCTGTCTTTTACGATATTCTCAATACAAACTGA
- the LOC104742502 gene encoding phosphoglycerate mutase-like protein 1 isoform X1 — METGAGIGLYPLHRCKNIYLVRHAQGIHNVDGEKNYKAYMSQEYFDAELTQLGWKQVDGLRKHVHSSGLHKKIELVISSPLMRTLQTAVGVFGGEGYTDMSDVLPLMVANAGNSSRAAISSLNCPPIITEESCREHLGVHPCDQRRSTSDYQFLFPAVDFSLIESDEDKLWKADVRETIEELAARGKKFLNWLWTRKEKEIAIVTHSGFLFHTLNALQSECHPDVKKEICGHFANCELRSMVIVDRSMLGSDTSVTDYPGKIPKGIDLPSDAVVDDNNIKAE, encoded by the exons ATGGAGACTGGTGCTGGTATAGGTCTGTACCCTTTGCACCGTTGCAAAAACATTTACTTA gtgagACATGCTCAGGGGATTCACAATGTTGATGGGGAAAAGAACTATAAGGCCTACATGTCTCAGGAGTACTTTGATGCAGAGTTGACCCAACTTGGCTGGAAACAG GTAGATGGTTTGCGTAAGCATGTTCATTCCAGTGGACTTCACAAGAAGATTGAACTGGTCATATCGTCTCCACTGATGAG AACATTGCAAACTGCTGTTGGTGTTTTTGGTGGAGAGGGCTACACAGATATGAGTGATGTACTACCTCTAATGGTAGCTAATGCAGGAAATAGTAGCCGTGCAGCTATATCGAGTTTAAACTGCCCACCAATTATTACAGAGGAGTCCTGCAGAGAGCATTTG GGAGTGCATCCATGTGATCAGAGGAGAAGTACCAGCGACTATCAGTTTCTTTTCCCTGCAGTTGACTTTTCACTG ATAGAAAGCGATGAAGACAAGTTATGGAAGGCTGATGTTAGAGAAACAATTGAAGAACTTGCAGCTAGAGGAAAAAAGTTCCTCAACTG GCTATGgacaaggaaagaaaaagagatagcTATTGTGACACACAGTGGTTTCTTGTTTCACACATTGAATGCACTTCAAAGCGAGTGCCATCCAGATGTTAAGAAGGAAATTTGCGGCCA CTTTGCTAATTGTGAGCTACGTTCAATGGTCATCGTCGATAGAAG TATGTTGGGATCGGACACTTCGGTGACTGATTATCCAGGAAAGATTCCAAAGGGGATTGACCTTCCAAGTGATGCTGTTGTAGATGATAACAACATCAAAGCTGAGTGA
- the LOC104742502 gene encoding phosphoglycerate mutase-like protein 1 isoform X2 has translation MSQEYFDAELTQLGWKQVDGLRKHVHSSGLHKKIELVISSPLMRTLQTAVGVFGGEGYTDMSDVLPLMVANAGNSSRAAISSLNCPPIITEESCREHLGVHPCDQRRSTSDYQFLFPAVDFSLIESDEDKLWKADVRETIEELAARGKKFLNWLWTRKEKEIAIVTHSGFLFHTLNALQSECHPDVKKEICGHFANCELRSMVIVDRSMLGSDTSVTDYPGKIPKGIDLPSDAVVDDNNIKAE, from the exons ATGTCTCAGGAGTACTTTGATGCAGAGTTGACCCAACTTGGCTGGAAACAG GTAGATGGTTTGCGTAAGCATGTTCATTCCAGTGGACTTCACAAGAAGATTGAACTGGTCATATCGTCTCCACTGATGAG AACATTGCAAACTGCTGTTGGTGTTTTTGGTGGAGAGGGCTACACAGATATGAGTGATGTACTACCTCTAATGGTAGCTAATGCAGGAAATAGTAGCCGTGCAGCTATATCGAGTTTAAACTGCCCACCAATTATTACAGAGGAGTCCTGCAGAGAGCATTTG GGAGTGCATCCATGTGATCAGAGGAGAAGTACCAGCGACTATCAGTTTCTTTTCCCTGCAGTTGACTTTTCACTG ATAGAAAGCGATGAAGACAAGTTATGGAAGGCTGATGTTAGAGAAACAATTGAAGAACTTGCAGCTAGAGGAAAAAAGTTCCTCAACTG GCTATGgacaaggaaagaaaaagagatagcTATTGTGACACACAGTGGTTTCTTGTTTCACACATTGAATGCACTTCAAAGCGAGTGCCATCCAGATGTTAAGAAGGAAATTTGCGGCCA CTTTGCTAATTGTGAGCTACGTTCAATGGTCATCGTCGATAGAAG TATGTTGGGATCGGACACTTCGGTGACTGATTATCCAGGAAAGATTCCAAAGGGGATTGACCTTCCAAGTGATGCTGTTGTAGATGATAACAACATCAAAGCTGAGTGA
- the LOC104742527 gene encoding protein trichome birefringence-like 12 isoform X2, which translates to MNESMEFGSRRIYTTMPTKLRSSLLPRLLLLSLLLLLFYSLLLLRRPIASSNLVSPPPCDLFSGRWVFNPETPKPLYDETCPFHRNAWNCLRNKRENMDVINSWRWVPNGCGLSRIDPTRFLKMMRNKNVGFVGDSLNENFLVSWLCILRVADPSAVKWKKKKAWRGAYFPKFNVTVAYHRSVLLSKYQWQPKSSAEANQDGVKGIYRVDVDVPANEWINVTSFYDVLIFNSGHWWGYDKFPKETPLVFYRKGKPINPPLDILQGFEVVLQHMVSYIQREVPEKTLKFWRLQSPRHFYGGDWNQNGSCLLEKPLEENQEQWSEQRSKKD; encoded by the exons ATGAATGAATCGATGGAGTTTGGATCCAGACGAATCTACACGACGATGCCGACGAAGCTCCGATCATCACTTCTTCCACGTCTTCTactcctttctcttctcttactCCTTTTCTATTCCTTACTCCTTCTCCGCCGTCCGATCGCTTCTTCAAACCTCGTCTCTCCTCCGCCGTGCGATCTCTTCTCCGGCCGATGGGTCTTCAATCCAGAAACTCCGAAACCTTTGTACGACGAGACTTGCCCTTTCCACAGAAACGCTTGGAATTGCTTACGGAACAAACGGGAAAACATGGACGTGATCAATTCATGGAGATGGGTACCCAATGGCTGCGGGTTGAGTCGAATTGACCCGACCCGGTTTCTAAAGATGATGAGGAATAAGAATGTTGGGTTTGTTGGGGATTCTCTGAATGAGAACTTCTTGGTTTCGTGGTTGTGTATACTTAGAGTGGCTGATCCAAGTGCTGtcaagtggaagaagaaaaaagcttgGCGTGGAGCTTACTTCCCTAAGTTCAATGTCACTGTTGCTTATCACAGATCTGTTCTCCTCTCTAAATATCA GTGGCAGCCGAAGTCATCTGCTGAAGCTAATCAAGATGGAGTGAAAGGAATTTATCGAGTTGATGTTGATGTTCCTGCAAATGAGTGGATCAATGTTACCAGCTTCTACGATGTTCTCATTTTTAACTCTGGCCACTG GTGGGGGTACGATAAGTTTCCTAAAGAGACACCTCTAGTCTTCTATCGAAAGGGAAAGCCGATAAATCCTCCTCTTGATATATTGCAAGGATTTGAAGTAGTTCTTCAACATATGGTTTCTTATATCCAAAGAGAAGTACCAGAAAAGACCCTTAAGTTCTGGCGCTTGCAATCACCAAGGCACTTTTATGGTGGTGATTGGAACCAAAATGGAAGTTGTTTACTTGAGAAACCACTCGAAGAAAACCAG GAACAATGGAGTGAACAAAGAAGCAAGAAGGATTAA
- the LOC104742527 gene encoding protein trichome birefringence-like 12 isoform X1, with protein MNESMEFGSRRIYTTMPTKLRSSLLPRLLLLSLLLLLFYSLLLLRRPIASSNLVSPPPCDLFSGRWVFNPETPKPLYDETCPFHRNAWNCLRNKRENMDVINSWRWVPNGCGLSRIDPTRFLKMMRNKNVGFVGDSLNENFLVSWLCILRVADPSAVKWKKKKAWRGAYFPKFNVTVAYHRSVLLSKYQWQPKSSAEANQDGVKGIYRVDVDVPANEWINVTSFYDVLIFNSGHWWGYDKFPKETPLVFYRKGKPINPPLDILQGFEVVLQHMVSYIQREVPEKTLKFWRLQSPRHFYGGDWNQNGSCLLEKPLEENQLDLWFDPRNNGVNKEARRINQIIKNELQTKKIKLLDLTHLSEFRADAHPAIWLGKQDAVAIWGQDCMHWCLPGVPDTWVDILSELILTNLKTE; from the exons ATGAATGAATCGATGGAGTTTGGATCCAGACGAATCTACACGACGATGCCGACGAAGCTCCGATCATCACTTCTTCCACGTCTTCTactcctttctcttctcttactCCTTTTCTATTCCTTACTCCTTCTCCGCCGTCCGATCGCTTCTTCAAACCTCGTCTCTCCTCCGCCGTGCGATCTCTTCTCCGGCCGATGGGTCTTCAATCCAGAAACTCCGAAACCTTTGTACGACGAGACTTGCCCTTTCCACAGAAACGCTTGGAATTGCTTACGGAACAAACGGGAAAACATGGACGTGATCAATTCATGGAGATGGGTACCCAATGGCTGCGGGTTGAGTCGAATTGACCCGACCCGGTTTCTAAAGATGATGAGGAATAAGAATGTTGGGTTTGTTGGGGATTCTCTGAATGAGAACTTCTTGGTTTCGTGGTTGTGTATACTTAGAGTGGCTGATCCAAGTGCTGtcaagtggaagaagaaaaaagcttgGCGTGGAGCTTACTTCCCTAAGTTCAATGTCACTGTTGCTTATCACAGATCTGTTCTCCTCTCTAAATATCA GTGGCAGCCGAAGTCATCTGCTGAAGCTAATCAAGATGGAGTGAAAGGAATTTATCGAGTTGATGTTGATGTTCCTGCAAATGAGTGGATCAATGTTACCAGCTTCTACGATGTTCTCATTTTTAACTCTGGCCACTG GTGGGGGTACGATAAGTTTCCTAAAGAGACACCTCTAGTCTTCTATCGAAAGGGAAAGCCGATAAATCCTCCTCTTGATATATTGCAAGGATTTGAAGTAGTTCTTCAACATATGGTTTCTTATATCCAAAGAGAAGTACCAGAAAAGACCCTTAAGTTCTGGCGCTTGCAATCACCAAGGCACTTTTATGGTGGTGATTGGAACCAAAATGGAAGTTGTTTACTTGAGAAACCACTCGAAGAAAACCAG CTTGACTTGTGGTTTGATCCCAGGAACAATGGAGTGAACAAAGAAGCAAGAAGGATTAACCAAATCATCAAGAATGAGTTGCAAACCAAAAAGATCAAGTTACTTGACCTGACTCATCTAAGTGAATTCAGAGCAGATGCTCATCCAGCTATCTGGTTAGGGAAGCAGGACGCGGTGGCAATATGGGGACAAGACTGTATGCATTGGTGCCTACCCGGTGTTCCGGACACATGGGTCGATATCTTATCAGAACTGATTCTCACCAACTTAAAAACAGAGTGA
- the LOC104742542 gene encoding uncharacterized protein LOC104742542: MSLRLLHLLPQKTCFSRHLDVQQLRLTRPVTRIQCARRDDEDEEIISNMRLRRPKRKKKIMSDSELAKDLAREIGKANTASEQRREAMKKSGEILWGEFCKHMGLKEDEMRNKWRKIGEEERLSLVREFVDEWAGDFQPLSVRSVKEMVELECFDSDKTIDSSSMSSSMSSFSGLFPGLKRIIGFE; the protein is encoded by the coding sequence atgtcGCTGAGATTACTTCACCTTCTTCCCCAAAAGACTTGCTTTTCTCGGCATCTCGATGTTCAGCAGCTTCGGTTGACCCGACCCGTAACCCGAATTCAGTGCGCAAGGAGAGACGATGAAGACGAAGAAATCATCAGCAACATGCGGCTAAGGAGgcccaagaggaagaagaagattatgagcGATTCGGAGCTAGCGAAAGATTTAGCTAGAGAAATCGGGAAAGCGAACACAGCCTCGGAACAGAGACGAGAAGCGATGAAGAAGAGCGGTGAGATTCTTTGGGGAGAGTTTTGTAAGCATATGGGTTTGAAAGAAGATGAGATGAGGAACAAATGGAGgaagattggagaagaagagagattgagtCTTGTTAGAGAGTTTGTGGATGAATGGGCTGGTGATTTTCAGCCTTTATCTGTTAGATCTGTTAAAGAAATGGTTGAACTTGAGTGTTTTGATTCTGACAAAACCATCGATTCTTCTTCGATGTCTTCTTCTATGTCTTCGTTTTCAGGGTTGTTTCCTGGATTGAAGAGAATCATTGGGTTTGAGTAG
- the LOC104757428 gene encoding pumilio homolog 18-like, whose product MEGEAGPNEFNDMITRNNGSEFSRFVSFLTSQSDYFFEIVNDRQGSGRVRRLLGKFQETDEILLNAIVHRFIDIMTGKYSYLVALTAFRVSRSFELFRRTLRDALYLASDVIGCIALNQMITESKGFFRDQLLHEIADNADWLSMDDSGNFVVQHVLNLRDLECTNLVAFRLYSHYVALSSEKRGSYIVEQVLESGSMIALYLVVSNLIKCGGFTLSRLARHEFGNYVVKKALNVTRREGRFDLFLGLVRMLKVSPFLDLLRVSQHGRNIVAILDSTTIM is encoded by the coding sequence ATGGAAGGAGAAGCCGGTCCCAATGAGTTTAACGATATGATCACAAGGAACAACGGAAGCGAGTTTAGTAGGTTTGTGTCATTCTTAACGTCACAATCCGACTACTTTTTCGAGATTGTCAATGATAGACAAGGATCAGGACGTGTAAGGAGACTCTTGGGAAAATTTCAAGAGACTGACGAAATCTTATTGAACGCTATCGTGCATAGGTTCATTGATATTATGACAGGGAAATATAGCTACCTCGTTGCGTTAACCGCTTTTAGAGTCTCGAGGAGCTTCGAGTTGTTTAGACGTACTCTCCGTGACGCTCTTTACTTAGCGAGCGATGTAATCGGGTGCATCGCACTTAACCAAATGATTACCGAGTCAAAAGGTTTCTTCAGAGATCAGTTGCTTCACGAAATAGCGGATAACGCTGATTGGCTAAGCATGGACGATTCAGGAAACTTTGTGGTACAACACGTGCTTAACTTGCGTGACTTGGAATGCACGAACCTTGTAGCGTTTCGGCTTTATAGTCACTACGTTGCGCTTTCGTCTGAGAAACGTGGTAGCTACATCGTGGAGCAGGTTCTTGAGTCTGGATCGATGATAGCTTTGTATTTGGTCGTGAGTAACCTTATAAAGTGTGGTGGATTCACGTTGTCGAGGCTGGCTCGGCATGAGTTTGGGAATTATGTTGTGAAAAAGGCGTTGAACGTCACACGGCGAGAGGGcaggtttgatttgtttttgggtcTCGTTAGGATGTTGAAGGTGAGTCCGTTTCTTGATCTCTTGCGTGTGTCTCAGCACGGAAGGAACATTGTGGCCATTCTCGATTCAACAACTATTatgtaa
- the LOC104742559 gene encoding probable sphingolipid transporter spinster homolog 2, translating to MDVDGEGDLGKNPRIMERDSDSLKDQIAEPSWFTPKKLLVVFCVVNLINYIDRGAIASNGINGSRGTCTSTGTCSSGTGIQGDFNLSNFEDGVLSSAFMVGLLVASPIFASLAKRVNPFRLIGVGLSIWTLAVLGCGLSFDFWSITICRMFVGVGEASFVSLAAPYIDDNAPHDQKSAWLALFYMCIPAGYAFGYVYGGLVGNVLPWRAAFWGEAILMLPFAVLGFVIKPLHLKGFAPDDTGFAPDDTDNLNVLPVSYGFSSVLKDLKLLLVDKVYVTNILGYIAYNFVLGAYSYFGPKAGYNIYKMENADLIFGGVTVICGIVGTLSGGVILDYMDATISNAFKLLSVSTFVGALFCFSAFCFKSLYAFLAFFAIGELLIFATQGPVNFVVLHCVKPSLRPLAMAMSTVSIHIFGDVPSSPLVGVLQDHVNNWRVTALVLTFVLFPAAAIWSIGIFLNSVDRYNEDSEPEAVTRESTVAPLLEVA from the exons ATGGATGTTGACGGAGAAGGTGACCTTGGTAAAAACCCTAGAATCATGGAGAGGGATTCAGATTCGCTCAAGGATCAGATCGCAGAGCCTTCATGGTTTACCcccaaaaa GCTTCTcgttgtgttttgtgttgtcAACTTAATCAATTATATAGATCGAGGAGCTATAGCAAGTAATGGTATCAATGGGAGTCGTGGTACTTGCACCTCAACTGGTACATGTTCATCTGGCACCGGAATTCA GGGGGATTTCAACTTGAGCAATTTTGAAGATGGAGTTCTGTCATCTGCGTTCATGGTTGGGCTTCTTGTAGCCTCTCCTATATTTGCTTCACTAGCAAAGAG AGTTAATCCGTTTAGACTTATCGGAGTTGGATTATCGATCTGGACTCTCGCTGTGCTTGGCTGCGgtctttcatttgatttttggtCCATCACAATCTGTCGCAT GTTTGTTGGTGTTGGTGAGGCATCATTTGTCAGTCTCGCTGCCCCATATATCGACGATAATGCTCCACATGATCAG AAATCAGCGTGGCTTGCTTTATTCTACATGTGCATTCCGGCAGGCTATGCTTTTGGCTATGTATATGGTGGACTG gTGGGGAATGTCCTTCCTTGGCGTGCAGCATTTTGGGGAGAAGCAATACTTATGCTTCCTTTTGCTGTTCTAGGTTTTGTTATCAAACCCTTGCATTTGAAAG GTTTCGCTCCAGATGATACAGGTTTCGCTCCAGATGATACAGATAACTTAAACGTCTTGCCAGTCAGCTATGGGTTTTCATCTGTCCTGAAAGATTTGAAATTGCTTTTGGTTGATAAGGTTTATGTTACAAACATTCTTG gGTATATTGCTTACAACTTTGTTTTAGGCgcatattcatattttggtccAAAGGCTGGTTATAACATATACAAGATG GAAAACGCTGATCTGATATTTGGAGGGGTCACAGTTATATGCGGAATCGTTGGCACATTATCAGGAGGAGTGATTTTAGATTACATGGATGCTACAATTTCAAATGCTTTCAAG CTTCTTTCAGTTTCAACATTTGTAGGAGCACTGTTTTGCTTTTCTGCTTTCTGTTTCAAGAGCTTGTATgcatttttagctttttttgcTATTGGTGAACTTCTCATCTTTGCCACACAG GGTCCTGTGAATTTCGTAGTTCTCCATTGTGTCAAACCAAGTTTGAGACCACTAGCAATGGCGATGTCTACTGTCTCTATCCATATCTTTGGAGATGTACCTTCCTCACCACTCGTCGGAGTTCTTCAG GACCATGTGAACAATTGGAGAGTAACTGCTCTTGTTCTTACATTCGTTCTCTTTCCAGCTGCTGCAATTTGGTCCATAG GCATTTTCCTGAATAGTGTGGACCGATATAACGAAGATTCCGAGCCTGAGGCTGTGACCAGAGAATCAACCGTTGCACCTCTTCTTGAGGTAGCATGA